ATTTAATTAATATCTGAATATCTAGGATTATTTCAGATttcaactaaaatatataaactctgaactttgtgttcttttctttctcaaatcaaAACTTTTTCAGGTGGTGCAGGAGGCAAAGGTGTCTGGGGTACACCTGGACAGGTATATGATGTGGAGGAGGTGGATGTAAAAGATCCTAATTATGATGATGACCAGGTATCagtgttttactttgtttttaaaatccgtgtttaaaatgcttataaattTTTCAACTTAATGTCTGTAGTTTACTCATACATTTGTCAAATCATACATTCTATATCTATACTCTGTGCCTATCAAATCTTATACATATGTTTATAGTATATGAGTATATATAATGTGTGGATACATATGTGtaacatgtatgtatacacacattagAATCTATATCTAAATCATACATGTACTTAGTACTTTCAGACTGTTAGGTAACTTTTGGATTAGGAAACCAAATTAATTGATAATGATAAATTTtcacttcatttctaaaatgactCAAAAGTAGGTCTTTACCAATTCACTTAGGATTATCAAGTTGGCTATTTTTCAGTAAGTTCTGTTGGGTTAATATAGTTTTTGTAGTAATGAAAATTGTGAATATTCTTTTGAATAGCATAAAAGAGTTATAGGTATTATGTTCCTTTTAAATATTAGTGTTTAGAATGGTAACCCTATGGCAAATTTTATTCTGGGAACGTAAATGTCTTTCTTCAATGATGAGAatgtaagttttgtttttcttccttacgctgtgcttttattcccatgacttactcattccataactggaagcttgtatttctcactccccttcaccaatcttgcccctcctctctggcaactgTCAGTTTGTGTTTACAGGtctgattcattttatttatttattttttagattccacatatgagtgaaatcatatggtatttgtcttttcagtCTTATTTCACCTAGGTCTATCTaagagaatataaattttaaatagattttatacatgaatttttatatatatttattttaattttttttacaactttatttttaagtaatctctacacctaacaagGGATTTAAACCCATAgtcccaaaatcaagagtggcacactccaccaactaagccagccaagagcccatatatatttatttttttaatggaaaatgtctAGCTTATACAAAAGTAGAACAGTGTAATGAACCTGTACTCATCTCCCAGGTTTGCTGACTTCAATAATTAATAACTCATAATCAGTCTTATTTTATACTGTACctccatttattctttctcttgtatCCCTCTTGCAtgcactgcccccaccccccatgctctggattattttgaaacaaatcccaAACATGACATCTTTTCTAAAGAACTGCCTTTGTATGGTGATAAAAATTTTAGATAGGAAATTATCAGGGCATATGATAGATTGTTTTTATTGCATATTGTTTGTATATACTTGTCTATTTTAGCTAATTGTTGGAcatggaaatatttctttttttaagtttatttatttattttgagagagggagaatgacagaatcccaagtaggccccaagctgtcaaggcagagcctcctgtggggcttgaactcacaaactgtgagataaataatgactgagctgaaatcagcttaagtcagatgcttaaccacctgggctacccaggcgcccctaaatatccTAATCTTAACATAGTCTTTCAGGTGAGACTGAAACTAGTCACAAGTTGCACGTAAACATTTCTGGACTTTTTTGCAGAGGAGAAGGTAGATAGAAAATTAGTGAACattaatttccttgtttttttgaaatttttgttgaataatgCTTTTCCTTAGAGATTTTTTAGTCATTAAAACATTGATTCTTGGTACAAGGACTTTTACTATAATATCAATCATGAagtctttggtttcttcatctttgttttaaagtgaagttttaatgaaaatagtAGGTATGCTAGGAAGCCATCTTAAGCTTTTTGATCACTAAAGAACTGGTATTATGAGagataaaaaattaacttaagatATGGGGGGTTGGGAGCAAGTCATATTTGCTGTGGTTAGTGGTTCTAAACTATGTTAGTTTATTcagatttataaaacaaacaaacaaacaaaaaacacagtgaCATTGATTCTATTTTAGTATTAGTGTTCAAAGCATGTAGCACATCTTTTTCTTGCCCTGAATGAGGATGGAATGTAAAATTAGTTGGGATATAAAGTTAGaacagaaaagttttatttatttgtttatttatttatagtgggtatatgaacagaggaggggtagaggaagagggggagagagtgagttgtaggcaggctccacacccagctaaGAGCCTGTTTTGGGGCTTGGTCttaccactgtgagatcatgacctgcgccgaaaccaagagttggttatcttatccaactgagccacccaggcaccctggaatataaaatcataaaacaagatTCAGTTTACTGAGcattttgttcattaatttatacttttttctcctccttttcttcttagGAAAACTGTGTTTATGAAACTGTAGTTTTGCCTTTGGATGAAATGGCATTTGAGAAGACTTTAACACCAATCATACAGGAGTATTTTGAGCATGGAGATACTAATGAAGTTGCGGTAGGTTTAGAACTGCTTGTGTAATTTacttaacaaagagaaaacactaTTAAAAGCAAAACATCCTATCCAAAATTATCTTGGATCACTGAATTaggtaaacattttcttttacataaatgaaTTTCTAAGAAATGGAGTAAAATTTCCTTAATTTAGATTAGTTCTCACCTACTGTGGTGAAGGCTATATGCCGTTCCTTTCCCTGAAAAATGGTACAACAATATTTTAACActttttgtaattatatatttttgtaattgatAGTGTATAACATATGATATTAAGAACTTCAGGCCTCTATGGACCTTCTCAAACCTCTTCAGGAATCTTAGTTAAAAATGCCtgatttacttctatttttttgacATTCATTTCAATGCTCAGGATTAAGATAAACTTTCTTTGTACTCTGtccagaagaaagagaacacagatataaagatttgaaaaagaatgtATACAGGAACTAAGAGAACAAACgtgtttttgaaatgttatttgcATTGGAACATTTCCTGTGGTATGAATTGTTCATAAAGTAAATCTAAATGGGAAAGTAAAATTACCTAACTAGGATTATCGACTTAAAGTACTAAAATTGCAGCTctttagggactcctgggtggctcagttggctgagtgaccacctcttgattttggctcagatcatgatttcataggtttgtgagttcaagccccatgtcccaCTCTGctgcaggtgcagagcctgcttggggttctctctctctccctctcccccattcatgtgtacatgttccctttctctcttttttttctctcaaaaataagtaactttaaaattattactcTTTAAAAGGCTTTTATAATTTAGACTCTTCTACTTTAGACTGGGCTTTCTTGGTTTGTCTAATACCGTGAGGTCTGATATCCTTATATGTGTAGGAactgaatataaaacaaatatttgttcagtgcATACTATGTGGAGGAATTTGTAATAGGTGATTCCTGCCCTTAAGAAGCTCAGTCAAGTGAGGAAAgtgatatataaacaaatattaaaatattacatgaaGCTTTGTATTGCAGCGGAAGAGTTTAAATCTTGTAAGGACAGGGACTGTTGAAATCCTATCTATCTAGCAAGGGACTAGTGGTATACTATGTATTTATTAACTGAGTAGTACTATGAACAGAATGTTATGGAAGCATAAAATGGAGAGTGTTAGAGAGAATTCTGAGCTATGTAAGGATAATTAGGAGTTTACCAGGGTAAGATGGTTGAAGAGAGTTTTCCTGAAAGGAGAAGTATCATGTGTAAAGGCAGCAAGTGAGTTGTTCAAGCACAGTCCGGGAAGATGAAATAGAGTGAGAAGAGACTGCTAACAAGGACACTCAGTTAGGTGGCTGTGAAAATCACCTGGCACCCTTTTAGTAGTATAACATGACTTAAGCACTCTGAGAAAACTCTAAGTAAAAAGGAAGGCACATTAAGTAACTGAGCTAGAATTTAGCCTCTAGAGTTATCCTCCCTATATTCTGCTTCCAACTTGGCCACTCCAGCTATATGTCTTCAACagatagttcatttttctttgctttgggtATGATGGATATGATGATGATACCTCCCTGAAAGGGTTGTTTTGAGtcttaaaataagataatagaaACTAAAATGCCCATTACAATGCTTGATACATTATGTACAGTAGTTAGTATTAGCAACTGCTCTTAGTTTTAATAGGAAATTTTAACTCCTGGCATTTGAAGCAATAATTCCACTTAAAAATGATGGTTTAAGAtcttttagggatgcctggctggctcggttggaaaagcatgtgactctgaATCCccgagtcatgagtttgagccccactttgggtctagagattacttaaataaataaactaaaaaaaaagggaggggggcatctgggtggctcagttggttgagtgtctgactttggctcagggcatgatctcatagttcatgagttctagccccacatagggcttgctgctgtcagcccagagcccgcttcagatcctctacctGCGCCTCCgccctgcccctcaccagcttACATGCAccgcatgctttctctctctcaaaaataaacattttaaatgcaccccttgcagtctctctctcaaaaataaacatttttaaaaaagagaaaggtctcCTTTAAACTTAATGTGAACAGTATAAGGTAACTTTAGTGCAAAgagaaaagtttgaaaagtaGAATATAAACAGCTTATGATAATGTAAAGTGAGTCTCCACAAATATTCATAAAAGAATATTCCtggaaattaggggcacctggcttgctcattTGGAAGGggatgctactcttgatctcggggtcatgagtttgagctccacattgggtatagagattacttaaataaaaagaaaattaaaaaaatgataagataCAGGGTTAGTTAATTCCTAACACCAAACTTAGCAATACATAATTTAATACTATTTTAGGTGTAATTCACATTCTTGAGTTTGGTGATGTTCACATAGTTAAAGCTTGACAAAGTGGATCAATATCTAATTTATATGCACAGAAAGGTGTTTTTATCCTTTCCTACAAAACTTACTGCTTTTCTGATTATTTCCAAAGGGAAAGGGGTAAGGATATATGgataaaatgttgattttttttaaaaaataaaatgatattgaaTTAAAGGTAGTGacatacttttaaactttttttttttttttgaataggaAATGCTAAGAGATTTAAATCTTGGTGAAATGAAAAGTGGAGTACCAGTGTTGGCAGTGTCCTTGGCATTGGAAGGAAAGGCTAGTCATAGAGAAATGACATCTAAGCTTCTTTCTGACCTGTGTGGGACAGTAATGAGCACAAATGAtgtagaaaaatcatttgacaaattaTTGAAGGATCTACCTGAATTGGCATTGGATACGCCTAGAGCACCACAGGTTTGTatgattcttctttttattcattctccccctctccccactacACTTCCAATTATAGAAATAATACTTGCTTCTAGGAAACTTTAGTAGATAGAAGAGGACAAAATGACCCATATTTCTTAACATACAAAAATAGCCCTCTGacattttagtgtatttttgcttagctgtttttctttttcaaatatagttTTGGTCATActataattttatatcctgcttttCCACCCGTGCTTTGTGCAGTTTGTAGgtctgttttttttcctgcctgtATATTCTTATTATATGTGGTTAAGCTATTGTATgatttaggattttaaaaatatgtagatggTTATAATTGAAGCTTGAATTGGCTTGATtgatgtttactttaaaaataattataaataagtcTTTTCCCCTTTGTAGCTTTATggggaaataattagaaaatttatGATTTATGTTTCTGTTTAGATTCTGATGTAATACATTTATTAGATTCAGTACATGCTGTCACTATAATGTGACTTTCtggtttgaaattaaaaacatgtgaaATCATTTCTGTTTACTTGACCAGAGTTTTAAACCAAGGTAGGAGCACttggggtggctgagtggctcagttggttaagcatctgactcttgcttggCTCAAGTtaggatctcacggtttatgggattaagcctgcgtcaggctctgcactgatagcacacagcctgcttgggattctctctgttttgccctttctctgcctctcccccaccccaaataagtaaataaacattaaaaaattaaaaagttaagagCACTTTGTTTAAACACTAACTTAGGAATATAGGTAGATTAATTCCTATATACTGTTTCTTTTCTATGTCAGACATTAGTCTGGTAAGATATTGAGCTATGATTCAAatgtggacttttttttcccttttatgccagtattcatacattaaaaaaatgatgacatAAGTTCATATacaatttgtgaaaaataaagaaaattcaaaaggagGAAAAGCCAGAAATAACCACTGTTAACTGTTAAACATTTTGGTGTTAAATCTCTTTTACTTTCTGTGGGTGCTTATCAATGTATGGTTTTTATAAATccttacattttttgttttaataaaaaatggaggggcgcctgggtggctcagttggttaagccgccggcttcggctcaggtcagatctcacgtttgtgggttcgagccccgcgtccggctctgtgctgacagctagctcagagcctggagcctgcttctggttctgtgtctccttctctctctgcccctcctcctctcatgctctgtctctctctgtatcaaaaataaataaagcataaaaaatagaaaagaaaaatggaattatactGTATGTGCTATTTTGTAAACTTGATTTTTCTTAAACCATATAAAGTAGTAAATGTATTTCCTAACGACCTCATAATATACCATTGTATGTATCATGTAACCATACCTTTATTGTTGGACACTgaagttgtttccaatttttacaAGAAATAATGTTATGCATAGGAGCGTCTGGTCGGCTATGTGGGTGGAGCATGTGGCACTTGGTCTgggggtcgtgggtttgagcccatattgggtatggagcctacttaaaaaaaagaaataacacaattaatatttttacagaTAGAAATTTCTGCAGTGTTTCCTCCATACAATAAATTCCTTTAAtcaaaatttttgagaaaacctAGTCCCATTTCTTTTCCAGAAGAAAGTTTTTACTTGAATTTAGGTCACTGGCTTAACAAGTGTTTTTGATCACGTACTGTGTTAAAGGCAGTGTGCAAGATGTTGGGGGATTCAATAGTGAGTGatgtgtgtcccctccccccgccccaccccaggggTAGTTGTCTTGAAGGTTAAGATGTGGGAGTGGATGTCAAGTATAACTAGCAGGTGCTAGATAGATATTTGAATCTTCCAACATGTCTTAGGTATTGATTCTGTAATCCAGCTAgtctttttcatttatgtatttagaaattGTGTCCTATTAAgtttcattttagatttttttatacagctcccttttttttcttattgtagtTGGTGGGTCAGTTTATTGCTAGAGCTGTTGGAGATGGAATTTTATGTAATACCTATATTGATAGTTACAAAGGAACTGTAGACTGTGTACAGGCTAGGTAAGTAAATTCATTTTCCTACCTAGAATTTCAAAATTGGGGAAAAGTCTACCCGGGTTTATTGAAATGACATTTGAATTAATCAGACATTGTGGACATCTCTTTGTCATTTGTGTATATTCTCCActgttaaaacaaaaagttgagaGATTGTTGACATGATGTCATAGGAAGAAGATAGTACTATACAGTAGAAGTTTGGGATTTTAACTAAGCCATTAGCTACCTTTATGTCAAGCCactcttctctgggcttcagttttcttataaaAAGGAAGGGTTGGAGGGTTTAAGGTCCGTTCAGGTTTTCACCTTCTGTAATTAATATTCTAAGAAGTTGGACAGTAATAATAAAGGAGCcccattttcaatttcattttatatttatctgctacagaaatattaggaaataatgttttcattcttGTTCTTTGGTATAATTAATTTTAAGCTAAATGTGATATTTGGAAATCAtgctatatgatttttttaaagcttcctggGAACTTAAATTTAGTCAGTGCCATGTCTTAGATTTGCTCAGGTCTAGATGTTAACTTAAATTTCTAAGACTACCTCAGGCCAGAATGGAATGGTTGCCCTAGTGGGAAGGTGTAGAATTATGTAAACGTTAAGTTTTTTGTGACATGTTTCTACTCAAATGCAGATCAATTATATTGTAATAAGGTTGgatttttgtttacttaataGAGTATGAGAATATTAACATGAAAAGCCAACTTTTTCTTTGctcccaactttttattttaaaaagtagttcttTAAAAGACCTTTGAATTTTAGGTTGATTTTATGTTACATGAAAGCTTTTAGGTCAACCTGAAGCATTTCCAAGTTGTCAgtgattattgttattatttttggcaGAGCTGCTCTGGACAAGGCTACTGTGCTTCTGAGTATGTCTAAAGGTGGAAAGCGCAGAGACAGCGTGTGGGGCTCTGGAGGTGGGCAGCAGTCTGTTAACCGCCTTGTTAAAGAGGTAACTACTGGGTATTGTCTTTAACTTAACATGCTTCCTCTGGGGAAGTAAACTATGCCTTCTAGCTGGTATTTTTGTGGATAAAAATTAAgttctgttggggcacctgggtagctcagttggttaagtgtccgacttcgactcaggtcatgatctcatggttcgtgggttcgagccactcaggtcatgatctcacggttcgtgggttcgagccctgcatcaggctctgctgacagctcagagcctggagcctgtttcagattctgtgtctctctctctctctgacccttccctgctcatgctgtctctctctgtctctcaaaaataaattaaaaacaggaaaaaacattaaaaaaaagttaagttctGTCTTAAAGCTATAAATGGAAAATTGCATAACCTTTGTGTATTTGGCTTTATTCCTGGTGCTATaaattatacaataattatataattattattaaattgttATGGTTTTCTTGACTAAAAAATAAGACTGTTAATAAGTTACAAGGGCTTTCATAAGAAGGCTGTATTTGAACCTGAAAGAAATGCCTGAAGTCTTTTCTTCTATTagtatttaaagtttttcaaatattgtcaaaataagACTATTTTGTAgttattcaataaatttaaaaaattttatagagaaagagtgtgagacagggagaagggcagaggggcaggaggagagaaagaatcttaagcaggatttCTGTTCATTGTAgaacccgatacagggctcgatcccatgacacTTGGAtcgcaacctgagctgaaatcgagagtcggacatACATCCGACTGAGCTATTCCAGCACCCCAGGAACTACATTTTTATATGAGCAATTTGAATCTGGATACTTTCAGATCATAAGTTAGGAATTATGAACACTAGAGTAGATCAGAGTGGTAGATTTTTGTAAGGAAGTGCACTACCCGTGTGCATGCTTTAAAAGTGACTGATTTCATGAAAATGCCAGATTTAttctctctggattttttttctggcagTAATGTGCTATaacaagaaatcagaaaaatgtttaaCCTTATTTGCAGATTCTTAAGAAAATTAGAAGTCTTATAGTTCATGTGCTTCTGATTTTTGAGTAtaatcttttcatgtgactgtaGTTTTGATATTTAATACATCTTTTGATGATATGTGTCCCTAGTTTGAGGGTTAAGGAGCTTAACTTATAGATTCTTGActagtttgcttttttatatcTTAGGGTAAATAAGTTGGTGTTTGTAATGTCATGATTATAATAtctgctttcaaaaaaaatttcatgtggTTAGGAAGATTGAGGTATAAAAACAGTTAAGATAACTGGGTATTTTGGcaagaaaatgatataaaatgcaTCTcgatgggaaagaaagaagtaaaactatttatattcccagatgacatgatctttatatagaaaatctgaatacacAAAAATCTCCCAAACTGTCAACCAATAAATGAATTCCACAAGATTATAGGatgtaaaattaatatacagtattCAATTCTACTTCTGAACACTAGCAACGAATGATatgaaatgaggaaaacaattgcatttatattagaataaaaaatattaaaatacttatgactaaaattaacaaaagaagtgcaaCTCTTACACACCCAAAACTGCAAGACattgttgaaataaattaaaacctaaaatagTAAAGCTCTATTATCATCACTCattttttttggcttccagtgACTATTAAGGTCATCTTGATGAAAGTGAAAGTTTGTGACActctaaaaatgttttgagactTTCAGTCAGTGCCCTCTAGTGgtctttaaaattcttgttttacAGTGAGCATTGAAGCATTATGGTCACGAAGCCAAGTACATCTTAAGTCTACTCATAGATGTCAGTGATTATTAAGGCACACTGAAGCACtgcattttcttcataattatcaGCCATGTAACAATTGGGGATTTACTtttagaaagtaagaaaaaaattgctatgaTAGTGTTGTGTCAAGTCTATATGTTCTTACACAGCTGTTTGTGACCTGCTATTTGAGAGTAAGTAAATCCTATAGGCAAAAAGCAGTTTAAGAAAACATTAGGAATTCTAAcacatctcaatttttaaatttaatagatTGATATGCTGCTGAAAGAGTATTTACTCTCTGGAGATATATCTGAAGCTGAACATTGCCTTAAGGAACTGGAAGTACCTCATTTTCACCATGAGCTTGTATATGAAGTAAGATTACTTTGATATTCTAACAAGTTATTACTATTTTGGCACCACAGCGACTTAATGCTTCTTTAATAGCatacatcttttttattctttaaaaaaatttttaatgttaagggAGAAAGTTGTTTTTGAAATATCataatgattataattatatattggtCAAAAGGGATCTGATACATTTTAGGAGCAGCttcttatataaatttaaatgaccaaaaattcattcatttattcattcattcaatttttaGGCCATTGTAATGGTTTTAGAGTCAactggagaaaatacatttaagatgattttgaatttattaaaatctctttggaaatCTTCTACCATTACTCTAGACCAAATGAAAAGAGTAAGTATAAcattattttgaagaatttttaggCTTATACCTTAAATGTataatgattgaataaatattctgaattgtcaatgaaatattcttttaggtATGTTAAATAGTATTGTgcctataatttcttttaatggttGTGATTATATTTGATTTCTTGGGAGGTAACAGTTCAGTGGGTTTTTTTAcctgtatttttgaaagaagtgATTGTTCTTCCtcaagagttctatttttaagatatgatcatttttattttatatccagaGACAAACATGAACATGATCTTTTAACAAATACActttatttattcctatttaaAATACTGGGGAGGtgcttacttatattttaaaaagtgtagttAATgtatatagatgaagaaatgtgTCCAGTGTCTGATGTCTGCCTGAACTCTTTTGagagaataattttaaagacaACACTCTGTGACCAACATACCTCTTGTCTATGCTTTTCAAAGATCAGATCTGACTTCAGTCTAATTTTATGAATGTTTGGTCTTTAAATGTCATTTGATGACAGTGATGGCTTGTATGGCATTATGTACTTTATATGGGCTAACAATTCTGTatataatttcattgttttaggGTTATGAGAGAATTTACAATGAAATTCCTGACATTAATCTGGATGTGCCACATTCGTACTCGGTGCTTGAGCGATTTGTAGAAGAATGTTTTCAGGCTGGAATAATTTCCAAACAACTCAGAGATCTTTGTCCTTCaaggtattttattactttttccacATGAAATACTGGCTGAGGTGCTTGGAAAGGCTAAGCTAGTTTTCTGTCATTCCAGAAAAATTCTGCAATTCTGTCAGAAAAATACTATCTCCCCTGAGGCCACTCAGGAGAGAATATCATCAGTTTTGAGTTTACGTTAAAAGTAAGGCAGAGTTTATTTTGCCTCCTTGTAAATCTATACAGGGCTACTTCACAAAGCCCCTTTTCACTGGAAGGAAGCTAACGTTGTATAGTAGTTCTGTGTACTATTCTAAGTAGTTGAAGTATTATTTCAGAGTAGATATTACCACCAATGAGATGAGAAAATAAGGTTTAATGAGGTGTAATGGAAGTTTTCTAAGTTCACACACAGTAGAGGCTAAGACGTTTTCCAGACGTTTTCCAGCCTCAAAGATGTAGGCTATTCCTTACTCCATGTAGCTTCCTTTTACTCCTTCATAGAATGGAGAATTGAGGCTAATTGGATCTTACCTCATTAGAAAGTATATGTGTGCGATTCTTTGGAGATACTATATTTGTGTTAGTAGGATCTAACTCTTTGGGAGTTGATGAATTTTTTTGTGGTTAAAATAAAGCTTATAATATAGGTTTATAATAATTAGGTATAAATGTAATAGCTAAACTTatgtatgtctgtttttttttcttaatatgttatttatttttgagagagagcaggggagggatagacagagagggagacagaatcccaagcaggctccacacagtcagcacagagccagacatggggcatgacctcacaaactatgaggttatgacctgaactgaaatcaagagttgggtacttaactgactgagcaggtGGCCAGTGTATGtctgttttatgtatattttaaggttttgtaatttttaaactgaaaaaattgcagtattgtctgtttttattcaaatatgttATGAGAATTAACTTTCAGACAAATAGTTTTTGGTAGTGTCTTTTGCTATAGAAAGTTTAGAAGCTAttgagagaaggaggaagatacCATTTAGTGGCTTTGATAAAAAATGTTGGCAAATACACATCTCccaaatctctccctctctctctcttttcttggtgATGGCATCATTTATGTTCCAAGGCGTCAGTAAATACTGTCAACATTGGCAAGGGTTCTTGCTACTTACTGCTTTGTTCTgcgtctcagttttcttattatttatagtCTGAAGCCTGTATGTGCCGGAAAATGTAGCTGATTTCCACCTAGACCTCTTGTGAAAAGGGGTCAACATCTTGGCTCtagctttttacatttttcatccTCTGTTTAGAAATCTAACTGGTCATTTCTTTTGTGGCTTTACTCTCAAGGATCAGTGAGGGAGATACCTAAATTTTCATTGTATACCATAGAACTTTGACTTTTTATCCTCTATTGATTAGCTTATTTGGGTGAAATGCACATTTGTGTGTGGTCTTGAATGCTTGTGCATGTTGCTCTAAGGTCAGAAAATGAGGACTAATTCTGGACAACTCTGTTTTCCACTTATTGCTTTAAGCTGCTGGTCACATATTCCTCCTGGGCTGTTGCTACTGTGTTTGGCTACCTACAGCACAAGTGTGCTTACGTGATAAAGCAAGGCCTCTTGAGTTTAAAA
The genomic region above belongs to Suricata suricatta isolate VVHF042 chromosome 2, meerkat_22Aug2017_6uvM2_HiC, whole genome shotgun sequence and contains:
- the PDCD4 gene encoding programmed cell death protein 4; protein product: MDVENEQILNVNPADPDNLSDSLFSGDEENAGTEEIKNEINGNWISASSINEARINAKAKRRLRKNSSRDSGRGDSVSDNGSEALRGGVTVPTSPKGRLLDRRSRSGKGRGLPKKGGAGGKGVWGTPGQVYDVEEVDVKDPNYDDDQENCVYETVVLPLDEMAFEKTLTPIIQEYFEHGDTNEVAEMLRDLNLGEMKSGVPVLAVSLALEGKASHREMTSKLLSDLCGTVMSTNDVEKSFDKLLKDLPELALDTPRAPQLVGQFIARAVGDGILCNTYIDSYKGTVDCVQARAALDKATVLLSMSKGGKRRDSVWGSGGGQQSVNRLVKEIDMLLKEYLLSGDISEAEHCLKELEVPHFHHELVYEAIVMVLESTGENTFKMILNLLKSLWKSSTITLDQMKRGYERIYNEIPDINLDVPHSYSVLERFVEECFQAGIISKQLRDLCPSRGRKRFVSEGDGGRLKPESY